The nucleotide window CCTCCCGGACCCGGAGCGTATTTTCATGGGCGGAGGCATCGGGCGCGACGACTCGGTTATTCGCGAAGCAGCCAAACGCCTAAAACCGGGCGGCAGACTTGTGGTTCACGCCATTCTCATGGGCAGCATCCAGCGCAGCCGCGACCTATTCGAAGAACTGGGCTGGAACTGGCAGTCCATGCAGATTCAAGCTTCAACTTCAGATAAACTGGCCGGGGACATTCGCTACAAGGCGCACAACCCGGTAACCATACTCTGGGCCGACAAGCCCGAAGGATAATTCATGAGTAAAGTATATTTCATCGGAGCCGGACCCGGCGATCCGGAACTGATTACTGTAAAAGGCCAGCGCATCATCCGTGAAGCAGGACTCATCCTCTATGCCGGATCACTGGTTCCTGAAGCTGTAATTGCTGAAGCACGCAAAGACGCGCGCATTGAAAATTCCGCATCCATGTCTCTTGAAGAAACCGACCGCATCATGCAGGAACATGCCGCCAAAGGTGAAATCGTGGCCCGGGTGCATACCGGAGACCCTTCCCTTTACGGGGCGGTACAGGAACAGGCCCGTTTGTTGGAAGCGGCAGGAATCGAATATGAAATCATTCCCGGCGTAACTTCGGCCTGCGCAGCTGCGGCAGCATCCAGCGCATCCTTCACCGTTCCCGGAGGAAC belongs to Marinifilum sp. JC120 and includes:
- the cobM gene encoding precorrin-4 C(11)-methyltransferase, producing MSKVYFIGAGPGDPELITVKGQRIIREAGLILYAGSLVPEAVIAEARKDARIENSASMSLEETDRIMQEHAAKGEIVARVHTGDPSLYGAVQEQARLLEAAGIEYEIIPGVTSACAAAAASSASFTVPGGTQTLILTRMAGRTPVPESESLQKLASHNSAMAIYLSAGNPMGIQEQLLAGGMEPSTPVILGYRIGWPEEKSVPTTLEKLAETAEQNNFTRQTIFMILPGKDTNSESLLYDSGFSHMFRKEDT